A part of Myxococcales bacterium genomic DNA contains:
- a CDS encoding efflux RND transporter permease subunit translates to MKLAKLSIKRPVFATMINVVLMVFGLFSLPRLSVDLYPEVDFPVVTVSVIYPGADPESIEQKILDPLEKALNGIGGLKTLSSSAYPNVGRFVLRFNLEKNSDDAAQEVRDKVFAAINTLPQEAETPIVQKFDIGAQPIINLSLNGSLDIAELSRIAKDVVQPRLERIDGVANTNPAGIREREIHVLLDRQRLSSFGLSPSIVLNALKSQNLDFPSGKIENDASFQAIRVKGKLKSADEIALLPIPNAKNINLRIRDVAQVKDTIADEKDAAFIDKESSILFSLQKQSGANTTEVAEEVKQALSTINSSLPDGVSLKVITDNSLFIKGSIDAVKFDLFLGALLAIFIVLIFLKDWRITLISATALPTAVIASFAFLEFMGFSLNMMTTLALSLSIGILIDDAIIVVENIHRHLMMGKKPHIAARDASQEIGMAVVATTLSLCAVFVPVAFMRGIIGRFFFQFGLTVAFAVLTSLFVAFSLTPMLSSRFLKNEHETKSFNLADFIAQKIHFDFSKLEKYYEKLLSWCLDHNAITLFSGLAIFIVSIFMLKFVPVSFFPSEDTSEFMVDYELAEGSNIAFTKQKSLILAEAIKSYPGVETVITKVGTSLDQKPNKASLLIKLVDKKDRTFSQKQMMDRLRTDLVSNFQNSSEEISFSDAGGSKKSHPIQFIFRSDDWTKLEEFSDQVAEYTKNNVSGVVDVQTTKAKPQSEYKIVVDTLKAADLGVTPREIATTMHTLFEGEKAGNIQIGGKEIDIKLRIADENRVSLQDIAGISIANTKGGYVSLASLANILPSLSPSTIERLDGQRQITLNANFSGKNLNAAVNSIQKYIDDTIPSEISTSLSGQAESMKDSIQAMIEALILAVILVFIVLCVQYESYMSPMVIMAALPLSLSGAFGALLLTGQIMSVYTMIGIILLMGLVTKNGILLIEIVLQKIHEGVATKKALLEAGPLRLRPILMTTFAAGGGMLPVAIGHGVGGEARSPMGVAVIGGLLASTLLTLVIVPCLFSVVEKLKLRFFSRKNS, encoded by the coding sequence ATGAAATTAGCAAAACTTTCTATAAAAAGACCGGTATTTGCCACCATGATCAACGTGGTGTTGATGGTTTTTGGTTTGTTTTCTCTTCCTAGACTTTCGGTGGATCTTTATCCTGAAGTTGATTTTCCTGTGGTTACTGTATCTGTCATCTACCCTGGTGCCGATCCTGAATCCATTGAACAAAAAATCCTTGATCCTCTAGAAAAAGCGCTCAATGGAATAGGAGGACTTAAAACACTTTCATCAAGCGCTTATCCCAATGTCGGAAGATTTGTTTTGCGATTTAATTTAGAAAAAAATTCTGACGATGCCGCACAAGAGGTAAGAGACAAAGTTTTTGCTGCCATCAATACTCTTCCTCAAGAAGCCGAAACTCCAATAGTACAAAAATTTGATATCGGTGCCCAACCCATCATCAACTTATCTCTCAATGGTTCTCTCGATATTGCCGAACTCTCACGAATAGCAAAAGATGTTGTTCAGCCTCGGCTTGAGAGAATTGATGGAGTAGCCAATACTAACCCTGCAGGAATTAGAGAAAGAGAGATTCATGTTTTGCTCGATAGACAGCGTCTTTCCTCTTTTGGTTTGAGCCCAAGCATTGTACTCAATGCACTTAAATCACAAAACTTAGATTTCCCCAGCGGAAAAATTGAAAACGATGCAAGTTTTCAAGCAATTCGCGTCAAAGGAAAATTAAAAAGCGCTGATGAAATAGCTCTTTTACCTATACCCAATGCAAAAAATATCAATCTTCGCATTCGCGATGTAGCTCAAGTGAAAGACACTATCGCAGATGAAAAAGATGCAGCATTCATCGATAAAGAATCGAGCATATTGTTTTCCCTGCAAAAACAATCGGGCGCCAATACCACCGAAGTTGCCGAAGAAGTAAAACAAGCACTCAGCACTATCAACTCTTCACTCCCTGATGGAGTGAGTCTCAAAGTGATTACAGATAATTCACTCTTCATCAAAGGCTCAATCGATGCCGTAAAATTTGATCTGTTTTTAGGGGCATTGCTCGCAATTTTTATTGTGCTGATTTTCTTAAAAGATTGGCGTATCACTCTCATAAGTGCAACTGCACTACCTACTGCTGTCATTGCTAGTTTCGCTTTTTTAGAATTTATGGGTTTTAGCCTCAACATGATGACAACCCTAGCTCTCAGCCTTTCTATCGGAATTCTTATCGATGATGCCATTATCGTTGTTGAAAATATTCACCGACACCTGATGATGGGCAAAAAACCTCATATTGCTGCTCGCGATGCAAGCCAAGAGATTGGCATGGCGGTTGTTGCGACCACACTTTCATTGTGCGCTGTATTTGTTCCTGTTGCATTTATGCGCGGTATTATTGGGCGATTCTTTTTTCAGTTTGGACTGACGGTTGCCTTTGCAGTTTTGACTTCTTTATTTGTGGCTTTTTCTCTCACTCCTATGCTCTCGAGCCGCTTCCTAAAAAATGAACATGAAACAAAAAGCTTTAATCTTGCCGATTTTATAGCTCAAAAAATTCACTTTGATTTTTCTAAGCTGGAAAAATACTACGAAAAATTATTAAGCTGGTGCCTCGATCACAATGCCATCACTTTATTCAGCGGCTTGGCAATTTTTATAGTCAGTATTTTTATGTTGAAATTTGTTCCCGTGTCATTTTTTCCTAGCGAAGACACATCTGAATTTATGGTTGACTACGAACTTGCCGAAGGGAGCAACATTGCTTTTACCAAACAAAAAAGTTTGATTTTAGCCGAGGCCATCAAAAGTTACCCTGGGGTCGAAACGGTAATCACTAAAGTGGGAACATCTTTAGACCAAAAACCCAACAAGGCTAGTCTCTTGATCAAATTGGTAGATAAAAAAGACCGCACATTCAGTCAAAAACAAATGATGGATCGATTGCGCACAGATCTGGTCAGCAATTTTCAAAACTCGAGCGAAGAAATTTCTTTTAGCGATGCCGGTGGCAGCAAAAAATCCCATCCTATCCAATTTATTTTTCGTTCTGATGATTGGACTAAGCTTGAAGAATTTTCTGATCAAGTTGCAGAGTACACAAAAAATAATGTGAGCGGTGTGGTTGATGTTCAAACCACCAAAGCAAAGCCGCAAAGTGAATATAAAATTGTAGTGGATACTCTTAAAGCTGCCGATTTGGGAGTAACACCGCGTGAAATCGCCACAACGATGCACACATTATTCGAGGGTGAAAAAGCCGGCAACATTCAAATCGGTGGTAAAGAGATCGATATAAAATTGCGCATCGCCGATGAAAATCGCGTCTCACTGCAAGACATTGCAGGTATTTCCATCGCCAACACGAAAGGCGGTTATGTATCGCTCGCGTCTTTGGCAAATATCCTACCCTCTCTCTCTCCATCCACCATCGAGCGCCTCGATGGACAGCGGCAGATCACGCTCAATGCCAATTTTTCAGGAAAAAATTTAAACGCTGCAGTCAACTCCATACAAAAATATATCGATGACACTATTCCTTCGGAAATTTCTACCTCGCTTTCTGGTCAGGCTGAAAGCATGAAAGATTCTATTCAAGCAATGATAGAAGCTTTGATCTTGGCTGTGATCTTGGTCTTTATCGTTTTGTGCGTTCAATACGAAAGCTACATGTCCCCCATGGTTATAATGGCTGCTTTGCCACTTTCTCTAAGCGGTGCCTTTGGAGCATTGCTTTTGACTGGGCAGATTATGTCGGTCTACACCATGATCGGTATTATCTTGCTCATGGGCCTCGTTACCAAAAATGGAATTTTATTGATCGAAATTGTTTTGCAAAAAATTCACGAAGGTGTTGCGACCAAAAAAGCTCTACTCGAAGCAGGACCACTAAGGCTCAGACCAATTCTTATGACTACTTTTGCTGCAGGCGGCGGTATGTTGCCGGTTGCCATTGGACATGGAGTTGGTGGCGAAGCTCGATCTCCCATGGGTGTAGCCGTCATAGGCGGCCTACTTGCATCTACCCTCTTAACTTTGGTGATAGTACCGTGCCTATTTAGTGTTGTAGAAAAACTTAAGCTCAGATTTTTTTCTAGAAAAAATAGTTAA
- the proB gene encoding glutamate 5-kinase, whose product MHRTNLINAEKIVIKIGSRVLLEDNGNPNYFVIAHIVDQLSQLHKQGKKIIFVSSGAIGAGMEALSLPKRPSDLPTLQAAAAIGQVRLMRAYEDLFGSHNIMVAQVLLTHEDLKNRARHLNIKNTLNELLKRNVIPIINENDAVSVDEIKFGDNDVLASLVAMLLEVKALILLTTSLGFMIQKQNGEQEKLSHIVELNQEILSHIQEHKVGLSSGGMKSKLIAAHNLIHVGGLAIIAPGKEKEVLLKIFNGENVGTIVGDPYHDRACKMPGRKRWIAFYNRPCGFLNVDDGAKIALIKNGKSLLSVGVRHVEGEFAEGDVVAIRDGMGAVFAKGISQMTSQDIKCYQKENSKKLSKEVVHRDNLVLLKEGF is encoded by the coding sequence ATGCATAGAACAAATTTGATCAACGCTGAAAAAATAGTCATAAAAATAGGTTCACGTGTTCTGCTTGAAGATAATGGTAATCCCAATTATTTTGTTATCGCTCACATTGTCGATCAGCTCTCTCAGCTTCATAAACAAGGAAAGAAAATAATTTTCGTTTCCTCTGGTGCTATCGGAGCTGGTATGGAAGCACTCTCTTTGCCAAAACGTCCGAGTGATCTGCCTACGCTTCAAGCAGCAGCAGCTATTGGTCAAGTACGTCTGATGAGAGCTTATGAGGATCTTTTTGGAAGTCATAACATCATGGTGGCTCAGGTGTTGCTCACCCATGAAGATCTTAAAAATCGTGCGCGACATTTAAATATAAAAAACACCCTTAATGAACTGCTTAAACGCAATGTGATTCCAATTATTAACGAAAATGATGCTGTTTCTGTTGATGAAATAAAATTTGGAGACAATGATGTTTTGGCGTCATTGGTGGCGATGCTTTTAGAGGTAAAAGCACTTATATTATTGACTACATCTTTGGGATTTATGATTCAAAAACAAAATGGTGAACAAGAAAAACTATCTCACATAGTTGAACTCAACCAAGAAATTTTAAGCCACATTCAGGAGCATAAGGTTGGCTTATCCTCTGGAGGAATGAAGAGCAAGCTTATTGCCGCTCATAATTTAATTCATGTTGGCGGTCTTGCCATTATTGCTCCAGGAAAAGAAAAGGAAGTTTTGCTTAAAATTTTTAATGGCGAAAATGTTGGCACTATTGTTGGCGATCCCTATCATGATAGAGCCTGCAAAATGCCAGGGCGAAAGCGGTGGATTGCTTTTTATAATCGTCCTTGTGGCTTTCTCAATGTAGATGATGGTGCAAAAATTGCTCTTATAAAAAATGGCAAAAGTTTACTTTCTGTAGGAGTGAGACACGTAGAGGGAGAATTTGCTGAAGGAGATGTTGTTGCCATAAGAGATGGCATGGGTGCAGTTTTTGCCAAGGGCATCAGTCAAATGACTAGCCAAGATATTAAATGCTATCAAAAAGAAAATTCAAAAAAATTGAGCAAAGAAGTAGTTCATAGGGATAATTTAGTTTTGCTTAAAGAAGGGTTTTAA
- a CDS encoding ABC-F family ATP-binding cassette domain-containing protein, whose amino-acid sequence MSQFIRLDGLSFSYPRSTSSVLKEISLSIDTGWTAVCGINGSGKSTLLNLLSKKLVPDSGYVEVNGCIEYLKQHHMLSEVEIDELYQDYSKKSLQLKASLELNELLARPFLELSFGEQKRMCLAFLLRKHPDILIVDEPTNHADAFTKNLIFNELKNFSGVGIVVSHDRSLLNMLAQKTIFIEEQRALFFDAPYSVALEEKKSMENYQQQSRQNKLSIIKKQKHSLQQKCELINKKSRCLSKKGIAKKDHDQKEKINRAKLFAADKSDSKAQRKFRQRLDNSIAELSSLKVKKEYELGAFFEDCPVSKAIHFSRQTITKNNMSIKIPDIVLEARSPVAIVGNNGCGKTTLLSYLATICPLKNFSFIPQELSQVAKKNLWMSIDNLCREKKSHLLSLVRRLGSDPSSIADGCELSPGLWQKLSLAFAVLESHPLIMMDEPTNHMDLKAIELLEQALMSYQGALLIVSHDQELIKNIGAQKLEISRQGSISLAQFVS is encoded by the coding sequence ATGTCGCAATTTATTCGCCTTGATGGGCTTTCGTTTTCCTACCCTCGATCTACTTCATCGGTTCTTAAAGAAATAAGCCTCAGTATTGATACTGGCTGGACTGCAGTGTGTGGTATTAACGGGAGTGGCAAGAGCACGCTCTTAAATCTATTGTCAAAAAAATTAGTACCGGACAGCGGTTATGTAGAAGTCAATGGTTGTATCGAATATCTTAAACAGCATCATATGCTGAGTGAGGTAGAGATAGATGAGCTTTATCAAGACTACTCAAAAAAATCCTTACAATTAAAAGCCAGTCTCGAACTTAATGAGCTTTTAGCACGACCATTTTTAGAATTGAGTTTTGGTGAGCAGAAACGTATGTGTCTGGCATTTTTATTGCGTAAACATCCGGATATTTTGATAGTGGATGAGCCGACCAATCATGCTGATGCATTCACTAAAAATTTAATTTTTAATGAACTGAAAAATTTTTCTGGTGTAGGCATTGTGGTAAGCCATGATCGTAGCCTTTTGAATATGCTTGCGCAAAAAACAATTTTCATAGAAGAACAGCGTGCACTTTTTTTTGACGCGCCCTACTCTGTTGCGCTTGAAGAAAAAAAATCAATGGAAAATTACCAACAGCAATCGAGGCAAAATAAATTATCTATCATCAAAAAACAAAAGCACAGCCTGCAGCAAAAATGTGAGCTTATAAATAAAAAATCTCGATGTTTATCAAAGAAAGGCATAGCAAAAAAAGATCACGATCAAAAAGAAAAAATAAATCGCGCTAAACTTTTTGCAGCAGATAAAAGTGATTCTAAGGCTCAAAGAAAATTTAGACAACGTCTGGATAATTCTATTGCTGAACTTTCAAGTTTGAAAGTTAAAAAAGAATACGAACTTGGAGCGTTTTTTGAAGATTGTCCTGTGAGCAAAGCCATACATTTTTCACGTCAGACAATCACCAAAAATAATATGAGCATAAAAATTCCTGACATTGTGCTTGAAGCTCGAAGCCCTGTGGCGATCGTGGGAAATAATGGCTGTGGCAAAACTACGCTTTTGTCCTATTTGGCAACTATTTGCCCACTAAAGAACTTTAGCTTTATTCCGCAGGAGCTATCACAAGTAGCTAAGAAAAATTTATGGATGAGCATAGATAATTTATGTCGCGAGAAAAAATCTCATCTGCTGTCATTAGTGCGAAGGCTTGGATCTGATCCTTCATCTATCGCTGATGGCTGCGAACTAAGTCCTGGTCTTTGGCAAAAACTAAGTTTGGCTTTTGCTGTACTTGAATCTCATCCGCTGATCATGATGGATGAGCCCACCAATCACATGGATCTAAAAGCCATAGAGTTACTAGAGCAGGCTCTTATGAGTTATCAAGGAGCGCTTTTGATCGTAAGTCACGATCAAGAGTTGATAAAAAATATTGGTGCACAAAAACTAGAGATTAGCCGACAAGGAAGCATAAGTTTGGCACAATTTGTGAGCTAA
- a CDS encoding HD domain-containing protein: MHIQRPLKNPIVLEQHLEKLISVIEKFGGKALLVGGCVRDHLLGITAKDFDIEVYGLESKALEEILSKNFSVYAVGKSFGIFKVSVQLNNEQKTFDVALPRRENKNGRGHKGFVVTTDPHMTFEEASSRRDFTINAMGIDTKNQSLIDPYDGEKALDQRILRHVSHAFIEDPLRVLRAAQFCARFNLLLHDDTIALCKSLKEELTSLSKERIFEEMKKLLFSPTPSIGLEILRNTEALILFPELEALIGCEQDPEWHPEGDVWIHSLMVTDEAAKICTDLPQDERLIVMAGALCHDLGKPSTTIFKDGHVKSPGHEQAGHEPTLLLLEHMGFPKKYYDDIACLVMEHLKPFQLYKKREEVSDGAIRRLCSRVNVDHLLMVSKADFLGRTSLEALSGFDPSEEWLKEKVKMIMGQIKKPSPIIQGRHLIALGMKPGKHFSPLLDQAFEAQLDGIFCNEEQGIEWLKNKLNKNKE, from the coding sequence ATGCACATACAGCGTCCGTTAAAAAATCCCATAGTTTTAGAGCAGCACTTAGAAAAATTGATCAGCGTGATCGAAAAATTTGGTGGAAAAGCTCTCTTGGTAGGTGGGTGTGTGCGTGACCACCTGCTTGGTATAACTGCGAAAGATTTTGATATCGAAGTGTACGGGCTTGAAAGCAAAGCATTAGAAGAAATTTTATCAAAAAATTTCAGCGTTTACGCAGTTGGTAAGAGCTTTGGCATTTTTAAGGTGAGTGTCCAACTTAATAATGAGCAAAAGACTTTTGATGTGGCGCTTCCACGTAGAGAAAATAAAAATGGGCGTGGGCATAAAGGTTTTGTAGTCACTACCGATCCACATATGACTTTTGAAGAGGCATCTTCGAGACGTGATTTCACCATCAATGCTATGGGTATCGATACCAAAAATCAAAGCTTGATAGACCCTTATGATGGAGAAAAAGCTCTCGATCAAAGAATATTGCGCCATGTATCGCATGCATTTATCGAAGATCCTTTGCGCGTTTTAAGAGCTGCACAATTTTGTGCTCGTTTTAATTTATTGCTTCATGATGACACGATTGCTTTGTGCAAAAGCTTAAAAGAAGAGCTTACCAGTCTTAGCAAAGAGCGCATTTTTGAGGAGATGAAAAAATTACTTTTTTCTCCTACTCCTTCTATTGGCTTAGAAATTTTACGAAACACCGAAGCTTTGATTTTGTTTCCTGAGCTTGAAGCCTTGATTGGCTGTGAACAAGATCCTGAGTGGCACCCTGAAGGTGATGTGTGGATACATTCCTTGATGGTCACTGATGAGGCTGCTAAAATTTGTACCGATTTGCCGCAAGATGAACGTTTGATTGTGATGGCAGGAGCGCTTTGCCATGATCTAGGTAAGCCATCCACAACTATTTTTAAAGATGGACATGTAAAAAGTCCAGGTCACGAGCAGGCTGGACATGAACCTACACTTTTGTTGCTCGAACACATGGGTTTTCCAAAAAAATATTACGATGACATTGCTTGTTTAGTGATGGAGCATTTAAAACCTTTTCAACTTTACAAAAAAAGAGAAGAAGTCTCGGACGGTGCCATCAGAAGACTTTGTTCAAGGGTTAACGTTGACCATCTGCTGATGGTCTCTAAAGCCGATTTTTTGGGGCGCACTTCATTGGAAGCGCTGTCCGGTTTTGATCCATCAGAAGAGTGGCTTAAAGAAAAAGTAAAGATGATTATGGGGCAGATAAAAAAACCAAGTCCAATCATTCAAGGACGTCACCTCATCGCTTTAGGTATGAAGCCTGGAAAACATTTTTCCCCTTTGCTTGATCAAGCATTCGAGGCTCAACTTGATGGAATTTTTTGTAATGAAGAACAGGGCATAGAATGGCTCAAAAATAAATTGAATAAAAACAAGGAGTAA
- a CDS encoding efflux RND transporter periplasmic adaptor subunit translates to MSSLLNIIIFITFFSSWIVVGKDKYSLPQTVPFDTTNTNANATQKISATNHNNSFIVRISGQISATSKSSLAFRVPGFIENINKKAGDKIKKGDVIAVLDPVDYELQVQLMKLNKEQALLAQKTAKNEFDRETQLKMGNASTASQYDLMETKYKQAHVALKLAEINLKTAERKLEFTKLRAPYDCVLAQQYKDKAEQVGMDAKIFDIYEANSVEINLNAPEILVGKINVGSKLSVFIPSINYNQEATVSKVVPAVSEVTRTFKVTAILKQDDPRVVPGLFAEAQLK, encoded by the coding sequence ATGTCATCTTTGTTAAACATTATTATTTTCATAACATTTTTTTCATCATGGATTGTTGTTGGCAAAGACAAATACAGCCTTCCTCAAACAGTGCCCTTTGACACCACGAATACAAATGCCAACGCCACCCAAAAAATCAGCGCCACCAACCACAACAATAGCTTCATCGTCCGTATATCCGGCCAAATTTCTGCCACAAGCAAATCATCTTTGGCCTTTCGAGTCCCTGGATTCATCGAAAACATCAATAAAAAAGCCGGAGACAAAATAAAAAAAGGCGATGTCATCGCAGTTTTGGATCCGGTTGATTACGAGCTGCAAGTTCAACTTATGAAGCTCAACAAAGAGCAAGCATTGTTGGCCCAAAAAACAGCTAAAAATGAGTTTGACCGTGAAACTCAACTAAAAATGGGTAATGCGTCCACAGCTTCGCAATACGATTTGATGGAAACAAAATACAAACAAGCTCACGTAGCGCTTAAATTGGCAGAAATAAATCTTAAAACAGCTGAGAGAAAACTAGAGTTCACCAAACTGCGTGCACCATATGATTGCGTTCTTGCTCAACAGTACAAAGACAAAGCCGAACAAGTTGGAATGGATGCAAAAATTTTTGATATCTACGAAGCCAACTCAGTTGAAATCAATCTCAATGCGCCAGAAATTTTGGTGGGAAAAATAAATGTAGGCAGCAAATTGTCTGTTTTTATTCCTTCGATCAACTACAACCAAGAAGCAACGGTGAGCAAAGTTGTTCCAGCCGTATCGGAAGTCACTCGAACATTTAAGGTAACAGCCATTCTCAAGCAAGATGATCCAAGAGTTGTACCAGGCTTATTCGCTGAAGCTCAGCTTAAATAA
- a CDS encoding class I SAM-dependent methyltransferase, whose protein sequence is MKSIKHKSAKASHYDKESESYDAFNENNSIVINKTIESILKKNKIKSVLDLSCGTGLQVFFLAEHGYDVTGCDINAKMLNIAKDKVKNKKSKIKFIEGDMRTSKVGTFDAVITIFNAIGHLTKKDFSKAIKNIGKNLKEGGLYIFDIFNLDYLLEDDNITKLTIDWKKTVGHVTYREIQYSSINSEGVLASFDIYIEQKLNEKPQLSKASQTLQVYSAQELKNMLDESGFKIMHQCGVDGSRFNASKSERILTVARKH, encoded by the coding sequence ATGAAATCTATTAAGCATAAAAGCGCTAAAGCATCGCATTATGACAAAGAATCAGAAAGCTATGATGCATTCAATGAAAATAATTCTATAGTCATAAATAAAACTATTGAGAGCATTCTTAAAAAAAATAAAATTAAATCAGTCCTTGATCTAAGCTGCGGCACCGGGCTGCAGGTATTTTTTTTGGCTGAGCATGGTTATGATGTGACCGGCTGTGATATCAACGCAAAAATGCTCAACATTGCTAAAGACAAGGTGAAAAATAAAAAGTCAAAAATAAAATTTATCGAAGGAGATATGCGCACAAGTAAAGTTGGCACATTTGATGCGGTTATCACAATATTTAATGCTATCGGGCATTTGACAAAGAAAGATTTTTCTAAGGCTATAAAAAACATTGGCAAAAATCTTAAAGAAGGCGGGCTTTATATCTTTGATATTTTCAATCTCGATTACCTGCTTGAAGACGACAATATAACCAAGCTGACTATCGACTGGAAAAAAACTGTAGGTCATGTCACATACCGCGAGATTCAATACAGCAGTATCAATAGTGAAGGCGTGCTTGCTTCATTTGATATCTACATTGAACAAAAATTAAATGAGAAACCGCAGCTTTCGAAAGCATCCCAAACTTTGCAAGTTTACAGTGCACAAGAGCTTAAAAATATGCTTGATGAATCAGGGTTTAAAATTATGCATCAGTGTGGTGTGGATGGCTCTCGCTTTAATGCAAGCAAAAGCGAACGTATTTTAACTGTGGCACGAAAACACTAG
- a CDS encoding TolC family protein: protein MKIFILNTVTLLIVLGISPSLMSEELNLNRAIDLALAYAPEIKIASSELRAQESKQISSWLDLGPRLSATFNGAWHDGKQSFKLGERELLIKDDRTALGTIKLTQPLSGLFALTQNARIESKQKSVKELNLQLLQSQTAFKIAQLYLNVQQAHKMWEVSKSSLEGRLAQKKDGELLLQAGRIHYGDFLKLDLAVSQARSSEAQATAEKNSAFYSLIELIGHQDPQSIELSSFEIPPDISESELPSLSECLSIAFPNRIEKMQSLKGREIASIARTAAFAKFFPEINFFAQIDKNFGTPSMGAKESSKMLGLNLSWNFWNNGSDLFSARQAQEQFFKSNYQEQLVDQKIKLELINVLSSLKSSRQSYRFAQKSIEQADESYRIENLKFKTGKSSATELILAEAAKTNAHAQIVVAYTELKLREFKLQQALGKNRPEL from the coding sequence ATGAAAATTTTTATCCTCAATACAGTCACTCTATTGATAGTGCTTGGTATATCACCATCACTCATGAGCGAAGAGCTCAATCTCAATCGTGCTATAGATCTTGCCTTGGCCTATGCACCAGAAATTAAAATTGCTTCAAGCGAGCTTAGGGCCCAAGAAAGTAAGCAAATTTCCTCTTGGCTCGATCTTGGTCCTCGCCTTTCTGCTACTTTTAACGGAGCTTGGCATGACGGCAAACAATCATTCAAGCTTGGAGAAAGAGAGCTCCTCATCAAAGATGATCGCACAGCACTAGGTACCATCAAACTCACCCAACCTCTATCAGGACTTTTTGCACTCACACAAAATGCTCGAATAGAAAGCAAACAAAAAAGTGTCAAAGAACTCAATCTACAATTACTGCAATCACAAACGGCATTTAAAATTGCTCAACTTTATCTCAATGTTCAACAAGCACATAAGATGTGGGAGGTGAGTAAATCAAGCCTTGAAGGGCGTCTTGCCCAAAAGAAAGATGGCGAACTGTTACTTCAGGCAGGTCGTATTCACTATGGAGATTTTTTAAAATTAGATCTTGCAGTTTCTCAAGCTCGCTCTTCAGAAGCACAGGCCACAGCCGAAAAGAACAGTGCTTTTTATAGTCTTATCGAACTCATCGGCCATCAAGATCCCCAATCAATTGAGCTGAGCTCATTTGAAATTCCACCCGACATCAGTGAAAGTGAATTGCCCAGTTTGTCTGAGTGCTTATCCATAGCTTTTCCTAACCGCATCGAAAAAATGCAATCACTCAAAGGAAGAGAGATCGCTTCTATCGCGCGTACAGCAGCATTTGCTAAATTTTTTCCTGAAATAAATTTTTTTGCTCAAATAGATAAAAATTTTGGCACACCCAGCATGGGAGCAAAAGAATCAAGCAAAATGCTTGGCCTTAATCTCAGCTGGAATTTTTGGAATAACGGTTCTGATTTATTTTCTGCTCGCCAAGCACAGGAACAATTTTTTAAAAGCAACTATCAAGAACAATTGGTAGATCAAAAAATTAAACTCGAGCTTATCAATGTGCTTTCTTCGCTTAAATCTTCGAGGCAAAGTTATAGATTTGCGCAAAAATCAATCGAGCAGGCCGACGAAAGTTATCGTATAGAAAATCTTAAATTCAAAACCGGAAAAAGTTCCGCTACAGAATTAATTTTAGCTGAAGCAGCAAAAACCAACGCTCATGCTCAAATCGTTGTGGCCTATACGGAACTTAAATTAAGGGAATTCAAATTACAGCAAGCTTTGGGAAAAAACAGGCCTGAGCTTTAA